CACATTCCCAAGAGCCCCCGAGGCgctgagggcaggaggagggcggCAGCCCTGGTCAGCCGTGGCCGGCGGGAGGCCggctgggaggggctgtgtgTGCCTCGGGCTCTCTCAGCCGGGCGCGCGGCTGTCCCGTGCAGGGCACACAGACCCGGTGAGTTCACTCCTGGGGCCAGTGTTGAAAGAgtggatgaactgggagattgggattgccatatatacattacgaataagagaaaaatatccaattgtatacgttaaatatatgcagtttattgtatgtcaattatatctcaataaaagttgtttaaaaaaaaaggaagggaatgccACCAAAGGCCCCTCACTCAGCAAGCACTGGACATGCTAAGTCATCAACAGCATTTATAGAGCATCAGCTGTGTGCCTGGCCCCAGGCAGGTAACTTGGAGTCGTAGCAGAACATACCtgattctgtttttctattttttatgttttggccaTACCAAGcggcttgcggaatcttagttccccgaccagagatggaacgcgtggcccctgcagtgcacgcacagagtcctaaccactggactgccagggaattcccagaacatACATGATTTTAAATTACAGGAGTTCGCCTAAAGAAATGATCTACCTGGGGAGGGTGCCCTGGGTTCCCGCCCACTGGTGCACAGGTTCTCGGAGGGTGGTGCAGTGTGATCCCGCGAGGCTTTAGATGCAAGCCGGCCGCCTCCCTGAGGTCATCACAAGGTATCAGCCCTTGAGGCCTGCTGCTCGAGGTCCTGCAGACCCTTCCAGGAGCCCAGGGCGTGTGTCGGCAGGCTGCTTCCTTCTGGAGCCTCTGCCCTGGGCGTGCAGACGCCGCCCACCCCCTGGGCCGCGCCTCGTCCCCCCCACTGCGCATCTCTGCGTCCAGATGTTCCCCGCttgtgaggacaccagtcatttcGGACTAGCCCCCGTCGCCCACTTGCACTTGGTTCTCTCTGTACAGCCCGTTTCCAAGTAAGGTCCCGTCCTGTGGTTGTGGGAGGCCACGACTCCAACGGGCATCGTTTGGGGAGACGGTCCGGCCCGTCCCGCCAGCGTTTCACCTGCTGGTGGGACGCTGGTCCCGTGGGGCTTCCTGACAGGGATGGGAGGGCCTCTCCCTGGCGCTCCCTGAAGGGATCGGCAAGGCGGCTCTGACTGCGGCTGTTTCCCCAGCCCGCTGGCCTCAGGGACCAGGGCGATGCTGGCGGAACCCCCCGCAGAAGGCCCACGAGCTCAGGCCTTGGGAGACGGGAGGGGCGCTCTGAGGCCGGGGTGCTTGGAGGGGGCTCGGTCTGGGAGGGGCGCGGTGCTGAGGGCCTGGCCGGGTGGTCCGGCCCATCCGCAGAGCCTTGCGGGTCCAGGGAGGCAGCGTGGCTTTGGCTTTGGTGCTGAGGGGGTGGTCCTTAAACTGGCAATTCTGCACCCTCTGACCAGCATGCCTTGGACCCTGCCTGGGGGGCTGGCACCGTGTCGTGGGCACCCTGATCTGCCCTGAGCTCTGAGACCCTCACTCCGGGTCTGCAGGCAGAGAGGGCCCAATGGTCAGCAGCTGCCCCCAGATCCCAGGTTGGCGCCAGCGCAGCCCCGGGTGGACCGAGGCCAACGCGGGGGGCAGAGGGCTTCCTTCTCCTGCTTGTTTGGAGACAAAACAGACCTTGTTATCCTGCCCTCCTGCACTGGGCATCTTGCTGAGGACACGGCCGTTTCGGTCCGTGACCCCGGGCAGGTCTGGAGAAGAGATTGAGCGTTCAAAGgggtggttgggggagggagggggaggggctcctgAGGCCCTAGACGCTGAGGACGGGGGTCCGGCACGGCTGAGAGCCCCCCGGGCGATGGGTGGAGCCCGGCCACCCCGTGTGCCTGTGGACGTCGCTGGGTGCCGGGCTGCCACACCCACCCTCCTGCTCCCCCGGTCATCTGTTCCCTGCAGACAGGTCTGTCTGCCGTCCTGTGCTGGCACAAAGCACCCTCTGTTCTCTTGGGGTGGTCTCACATCTGGAACACGTTACCTGGGAGGTGGTCCAGGCGGAAACTGGGAGGTTTCCCGGAGAGCCGAGCAGGTTGATGAACGGCGGCTGAGGCTGACAgggcccctgaggtgggaggtgggcacACCGCAgcccccgtcccctccccacccccacgcgcGGCTGAGGGCCGGCCGCTGccccggcctcagtttcctcatctgtgtagtAGGCCTCCCAGGGACGTCCCGGGGTCAGGGAGGTGGGGCCCGTGCACGGtcagggctgggggccaggccaTCCCAGGCCTGGTGGCTGCAGGGTCTCCCCTCCGCCTACTGTTTGTGACCTGCCCGGCCTGGAGCCGGAGCCCTCAGATCCACTGGGAGAAGCTGAGGTCACCCTCTTAGAGGGGGGCCCTGAGGCCTTGAGGGGAGAGGGGGCCGGCCTGGGTCGGCGTGGCTGGGATGAATCAGGACgtagccccccgccccccccacgccccgctCTCTCCTGGGCCACGAGGCGTCCCGAACAACCCCGTTGACCCCAAAGTAGCAAGGCTGCCGTCCAGCACGTGGGCACACAGAGCAGTATTTCACCAGCCCGCCCGGAGGTGCTGGGCTGGCCGCCTGCTGGGGTCCGGCTGTGTTTTCTGGTCAGAGTGTCCTCCCCGGCGTACTGTGCGGGGCGTGTGTGTGGCGTCCCGGGACCGGCCTGGAGCTGGGGCCGGGCTTCTCCTCCTTTCGGAACGATCGCTGTGCTCCCGGCGTCTCCCGGGAGGCCTGCCGTCCTGGCCGGCCCAGAGCCTCTGCACCCTGTTGtcgagggggcggggggcggcggagGCTCTGACATCCTCGGCCTTGAGGGTCTCCCCTCTTGGGAGGATGGATGGGCACCTGGTGGGCACGTTCAAACCTCAGACACCTGGATGCTGGGGCTGAGGCTCTGCTCTGGTCCTGCGTTCCTGCTGTGCGACCTCGGGCAAGTCACGGAGCCTCCCTGTGCCCCCTCGCCCCACCTGTGAGAGGTGGGTATTGATAGAGGCTGCAGGCGCGAGTCGATATTTGTAAAGAGCTGAGAACACCGGTGCTCCCAGGAGGCGCTGGGTGAATGAGTGAGCGACGGGAGCGGGAGGTGGGGCGAGGGCCCGGCCCGCCCTGACCGGCGGGCAGCGTGACTCTTCGCCCAGGGGAGCCCCGAGCCCCTGGGACATCGGACTCCTGTGACCCCCCCAGGCCCGTGAGCTGCCCCGGGGGAGGCAGCCCGCCTGGAGCCGGGCCCTGGCTGGACCGCCGGCTCTGCTGCCCGGGGCCTGCTTCCGGCCGCACCTGACTGGGGAGCGCAGAGGTTGGGGCCTGGCCTCTGTAGGGTGAGGGTGACGGCTGTGCTGGCGGCCTGCGTGGGCCGTTGGGGCCCAGGTCACGGGAGGCGCTGGACGGCCTCCTCGGGCCCCGAGCAGGGCCAGAGCCTGAGGCCggcgcccagccctgccctctcctTGGTCGCTGTGTGACTTCATTCCTTCACTGCCCCACCCCGGCCTCAGTTTACCCCGTTGAGCAAGATGACCTCTGaggccctgcagccccttccttctTGGACCCTGAGCTGCTTTGAACACTTGTGTTCTTCTTTTCCAGAAATTTCGATGCTCTCAGGAAGGAAAACATTTACGAGAACAACAAACTGGTGAGTGTCCCATTTGTGCCTTCCCAGCCCAGTGTGCACCGCCCCCGGCCCACGTGCCCCGGTCCCGAGTGGGCACGACGTCCCCCAGGGCAGCCATGGAGTCGCTGCGTCCACAGGTGCACGGAGAGAGGCCGGGCACTCGCCACTGGGCTTTGCAGCTGGTCCCGCGCTGGACAACCCCCGCCACCCCGAGCAGCCCCTGAGCTTGCGGCCAGGCCTCCTGGTCCCTCCTTTTCTTggcgagggagggggaggggaggggtgggctggaCCCTCCTTCCCGCCCAGGCAGAGCAGGATCGGAGGTGGCTCTGGGGGCAGGGCCCCCGGGTGGGTCCTGGGCTGGGCCCGCTCTCAGGCTggctgggttcaagccctgcctgGCCGTCCGGCCTCGGGGCCCCTCCCTGTGCCGGCGTCAACTTCCCTGCTGcagaggcagctcccagggcccgCAGGGCCGATGCCCGCAGAGCGGGCCCGTGTTCACCGCGCGCCCGCTGCGGTCCCGGCCTGGGCGCCGCCGTGAGCGGGTTGCCCGCCCCCCGTCAGGTCTGGGCGTCGGGGCAGCCCCGCCTTGGTGCTGACGATTGGAATCTAAATTTGACTCAACTgagatgaaataaaatgacattCAGTCCCTCAGCCGCACTGGCCGTGTTTCAGACACTCACTGGCCACACGTGGACGACTCGGAGTAGGACACGTCCACCACGGCAGGGTCAGCGGACCACGCTGGCCGCAGATCGCGTGCGGGTGGGAGCGGGCGCCACGGGGGAGGAGGTGTGGGTGGGGGCGTGGTGAGGGGACGGGGACAGCCTCTCTGGGTGGGGGCTCTGGGGCTGGAGGGCGCCAGGGAAGCCGCGGGTTCCACAGGGTCTGTGCAGAGAGCGGGGGGCGTGGCCAGCCGCTGGATGTATCTGGAAGGAGTCAGAGGCGATGGGAGGCCTTTGTGCCTCGTGTGGCGGGCCTGTCACTGCTGGGGGGCTGCGGGCCTGGGGGCCCAGGGGCCTCGTCACGGACGGACAAGGACTGAGGTGTTCCTGGCACCCGTCTGCCTGGGGGTCCTGGCGGTTTAGGGAGGGGCAGATCAGGGGAGGGTGGCGTGTGaagggctggtggggagggaggaggggaggggagggaggcggagGCGGAGCGGAGGGGGACGTTgcagcgggggcggggccgaggaAGCCGCCGCGGGAGGGCCGGGGCGCCtgctcctgccctgcccagcGAGTGTCCCTTCCCCGGCTTTGGCTCCAGGACACGGCTGTCCCCCTTGGCCTGGGGAAGGCTCCTCCCGTGGAGAAAGCTGCCCCCTGACCTGTAAGGTCCGTGTCGGCCGGGGGGGGCGCAGATTTAGGGCTGTGGGGGCCATGGAGGGGGTCTCCACAGTGACATGGGGCTGAAGTCCTGGAACAGGTAGCCCACGCGGGGGCCCCCAAAACTGGGGCATGGCCTCAGCTGCTGTTACCAAGTACCCACTGGGACCGGCCCCCGAGCTCCTTCCGTCCTGTGGTTGGCCTGTGACCCCTGTTGTACAGATGGGTAAACCGAGGCTGGGGAGGCCACGTGGGCAGAGCAGATCACCAACCTTGAACCGAGATCTTTCCGGGCTCCACGCAGCTGTGTTGCCTGGggccctcccaccttccctctgggAGGAGCTGCTGGCCTGGCCAAGGAGGCGGAGggggtctccctgcctccccacccaccccgctGACCAGCGCCCTCCCCCAGGCCTTCTGCGTGGCCGAGGAGCAGCTGGGCATCCCGGCCCTGCTGGACGCCGAGGACATGGTGGCCCTGAAGGTGCCCGACCGGCTGAGCATCCTGACCTACGTGTCCCAGTACTACAACTACTTCCACGGGCGCTCCCCCAGTGAGTGCCCGCGGCCCGTCCGCCCGGGGCCGCGCCCAGTGCTGCCCGCGGGCAGGGAGGCCTCTCTGGTGCCTGTCTGTGGAGCGCCCGATGCGGCCGCCGCCTCCCCGTCCCGCTGCGCGTGGCAGGCGGGGTCCAGGCCTCCCTCGGCCCCCGCTGGGGCAGGCGCCgccgtcccccaccccccagccccgcccaccaGGCACACGCACCCGGCCCCCCCACcgttcccctctctgggcctgggctGGCCCATCTGCCCCCCAGGGGTCTGTGCCCCCAGCCTGGGCGGTGCGGCTGCCCCGtgtgggctcccaggcctggccgCAGAGGCCGCCACGTGGTGCTGACGGTCCGCCGGCCCTGGCAGGGTGCAGCCGCAGgcaggctgggcctgggaggggctggcctTGGACGGTATTCCAGCCGCTTTGTGCACCAGCAGCTCAGagcccccccagccccagtgCGCCTCACCCGGGCTTAGAAATCCCCAGGATCACTCTGGGCGCAGGGCCAGCCTGCCTTGGAGTCCCACTTGGTGGAGGAACAGAAAGTCCCTTCTCCCTGAGCCCAGATCTGGgctctcgggggggggggggggggggggcggggaggggaggggcgtgGGGGAGGCCAGGCGCCCGCTGGGAACGAGTGTTCCCTGGGGCGGCCCCTCCTCGGCCCCCGGACAGCAGGGGCCGCCCGTTCCCACCCACGGGCTGCGGGGCACCCGGACCAGGGGTGGCCCCAGACTCTGTCAGAGCCGGTGTGTGGGGCCGGGGCCCCTGACCCTGTGTGTCTCGTGTCAGTTGGGGGCATGGCTGGTGTGAAGAGGCCCCCGTCGGACACCAGTCCGGAGCCATCTGGAAAGAAggccctgtcccagccctccgGGCCCTCGCCCACCCCAGCCTGGAGGCGGCGGCTGTCTCCAGTCAGCACAAACCCCACTGCCCAGCGGAAGGATGGGGGCTCAGAGGGCTCCCCGCTGAAGCCCGTAAGAGCCCCGGCCTGCCCTCCCTCTGGTTCTTGGGTTTTCCTCCGGCTTCCATGGAGTGGGGCTCTTGGGCCTGAGTGTGTCCCTGACCGCCGTGCCCCGGGTGGGGCAGGGTCTCCTTGGGTCCCAGGCACGGCCTCggctgtcccctgcactggctcCCCGCGCTCCTTCAATCCGGTGTGGTGGTCGGGACATGaaccccattgtacagatgggtaCACTGAGGCCAGGGAGGCCCCATGGGCCAAGCAGGGCTCCAAGCGGCTGTCTTGCCTCaggcccacccccatccccatggGGCCAGGAGAGCATGTGGGCATGTCCTTTGCTCTCAAAGTAAGACGTGAGGTAGGGTTGCCCCACTTTtcagagctggagacaggacaGGGTGAGGACGTGGGGTGGGCTGTCGCTCCAGACTTTCCTGCCGGGGGCGCTGGGGATTGGGTTGGATTTTTGCGCCTCGAGGTGGGAACAGGAGTTGCCAGGGTCTGTCTCCTGGGCCCCAGAGACCCCGAAAGTCAGCCCCCAGCGCCCTCCCCTTGGGCCAGGCTGGAGACCCTGCACGTGGAGTCCGGTGGCCTGGGCCCGAGCCTCCCGTGGGGCCTCCGCTTTCCAGCCTGTAAAACGGGATCCTCTGGCCGCTGCCGGGGCGGctgtggggggggagggcggggcgggcaggTCAgcggcaccccctccccagggccaggcCGCCGTCGGCACCCCCAGCAGCACCTGTGGCGTCTGCGGGCAGCACGTGCACCTCGTGCAGCGGCACCTGGCCGACGGGCGGCTGTACCACCGGAGCTGCTTCAGGTGGGCCCTGCGTGCGCGCGTGCGCGTGTGATGGGGGGAGCCCTTCCTGGGGTGTCCGCGCCCCTGACGAGGGCCTTGGGGGCGCCTGGGAGCCACAGTGATCACCTGGGAGAGGAGGTGTCTGTGGAGGGAGTGGCCGACCACAGGAGGGGCCGCGGGAGCCACGCGCGTGTGCTGCAGGGCGGCGCGCGTGAACACGTGCGCGGCTGGAGCCCCCCGGTCTCCCCGCCCGCCCCCAGGTGTAAGCAGTGCGCCAACACGCTGCACGCGGGGGCCTACAGGGCCACGGGAGAGCCCGGCGTCTTCGTCTGCTCCAGCCACCGCCCTGAGACGGCCTCTGCCGGCCCCGCGTCGCCAGGCTTGGCCCCCAGGGGGCCTGGGGCCGCGTCCACGGGCGTCAAGAGCCCTGACGCCCCGAAGAAGGCCCAGGAGGCGAGCGCGCAGAGAGGCGCAGGGCCGAAGGCCGGGCCGCCCGCCTGGGAGCCCGCGGTGGGCGGCTCCGCTCCAGCTGCGGCGGagcccccggccgccgccgcctcctcccgcGTCCGCGCGGGGAGCCCCGCCGGGCCCCGGCTCTCGGTGGGCCCCGTGGGTGGCACGCCCGGCACTCACGTGACCAACAGCTCTCCGACGGGGTGGGCGTCGCCGGCGGGCAGCCCTCGTCCCGCCGTGACCCCAGGAGCCCCGGACCCTCGCCCGGCCACACCGCAAGGCCGGGGGACCCCGCGAGGGGCAGCCCCCCAGACAGGGCTCCGTTCAAGGCCAGCGTCTCCGGTCCCAGCGAGCGCCCCGGCCCGGACCCCGTCGTCCTCCGGGACACAGCAGGCCCGGGAGAGGTTCTTCCAGACGCCTGGGGCCCCCCCCGGCCCTGGCCCGGCTGGCAGGGTCCCCGCTGCCGCGGACGCCCCTCCCAGGGACAGCAGCAGGGAGCAGGCGCTGAGCTTCCTCCGGAAGGCCCTCCCGGGGCTCAGGGCGGCTGGCGCTCAGGCCCCCCCCAGGTGGGTGCAGGAggagggcgggggccggggccgggggcggagAGGGCTGGCAGGCTCTGGCCCTGGGGGGCTGTGTGCTGACGGGGCTGCACGTCCCCTGCCTCCGTGTCCTCGTCTGGGAACGTGGCGACTGAGACAGGGTGGCCGGCAGGACGGGGACGCGGCCGTCGCTGGAGAGCCCGTCGGACACACCCGGGGGCGCGGGTGCGGCCACGCTGCCGTCCGGGGCCCGGCCGCGGTCCGTCTCGCGGGAGGCCGCGTTTCACAGCTGGGGAAGGCAGGGCCGGGGGCGGTCCGGGCCCTGGCCGGCCTGAGCCGAGGGGGCTGCCCGGGGCCCAGGGCTTTCCGCGTGCTGGACACGGAGCCGCGGGGGGGACGGGCTGAAGAACGTCCCCGTGCTGGTGTCCCGGGGCTGCTGGACACGGCGCCAGGGCCCGCGTGGCCGGCACAGCGGACGTTATTCGTTCACGCGAAGTCGGGACCCCGGGTGCGGGCGGGGCCGCTCCCTGCAGGCTCGCGGGCTCCCCCGTCCCTCCCAGCTCCCGGGGGCACCGCGGCCACGGCGCGTCCCTCCTCTGTCCTCACGGCCTCTTCCCCGCGCACCtgtgtctcctctcctctcttgtcTTTGGCGTCAGGGCCTCCTTAATCCAGGATGACCGCGTCCTAAATTGATCTTACCTGCAAAGAGCCCGCTTCCAAATCAGGTCACGCCCTGAGCTTCCGGGGGGCGGGAATCCGGGGGGACCCCACGGGCTGCCCGGCCATCGCCCAGCCGGTGGCGGCACGTCCGCACCCACGGCCTCGGCTGCCCCTCCTGCTGGGGACGCTCCTGGCTGACCCCGTGGGGGCTCCGGGGGctccgggccggggcgggggccgcccgcCTGCCCTCCGGCGCGGAGGGGCGTCCTGGGCTCTCGGGCCCAGCTGGGCGAGGCCTCTCCCGGCAGGGCTCCCGGGGGCGCGTCTGGCCCGGGGGAGGCCCGGCTCCTCTCGGCGGCCCAGCCTGGCGTaggggaggagcagggcagaGGGGCCCGGCGCGCCCGGGGAAGTGGccccagctgggggaggggcctggaggcCCCGCGGCAGCCTTACTTCCTGCACGGGTGCCTGGCGGACGCGGGGTGGCTGTGTCCCGGCCTCGTGCAGGTCACTCAGGACGGAGCTTGGCCTCCACGGCGAAGGCCCAGCTGCTTCTGTGCAGGcgggtgggtggagggggagggaccGGGGTGCAGCCCTTTGCGTGGTGTGTCCAGGGGTGTGTCAGCGTCCGCCAACACTGGCGTTGAACGGGAGGGTGACGTGTGCCAGTGCCCGACGTGGTGCCCGTGGCCTGTCTCACCCTCGGGAGGGCGGGCATTGCAGGGCAGCTGCCGGCAGAGGCCGAGGGGCTTCCGCCTGGGGCTCCTGGGGGGGCGGCTCCTGGATCCAGCCGCGCCTGACACCTGCGCCCTCACCCGCAGGCCCTCCCTCGccaccagccccgcccccagctcccaTCCCAGATCCGAAGGGCCAGGAGCAAGTCCATCAGCCAAGCGGTCACAGGCGGCGTCTCCACAGGCCCTCAGCCCCCCTGCGAGGCCGGAGCCGCCTGCCCCGAGCCTGGGTGGCGCCTCACGGGCGTCCGCGCCGCCTCAGGCGGGCAGGAAGGGCTCGGCTGTGTCCTCAGGGCCCGTCGGGGCGGGGGCTGGCTCCAGGCTGAAGCCGGACGCCCCGCCGGCCAAGGGTAAGACCCCCCAGCGTGGGCAGTGCCGGGGTCTGCCGCGCCGTGGGGTCCCCGTGCCCAGGTTGTCGCCGTGTGTCACGGCCTTCTGCTCCCCGGCCTGCGGTGCCGCCGAGCTTTGCTGTTGCGCAGTCCGGCTCCCGGGTCCCGCGGGGAGCTGTCCTCCTGCCACCAGCGCCCGCCTGCCGGCCCAGCCCCCGCAGCGCCGCTCCCTAGTGACAGCGCCCGGCGTGCCGCCCTCTGCGGGGCCTCCCTCTCCCGTGGGATTTGCAGCTGCTGTCTGTGCGTGTCTGTCGCTACCGCCCCGTCGTGGCGACCGTGGCCCTGTGCTCCGAAGCCCTGGAGCCCCTGGCTGCCCTGACCTCGTGCTCCGGGCTGTCACGGACACTTTCTGCAGCACTGCGAGGTGGCCGTTTCCGGGCGCGGAAGCTGTCTCTCGGGGCGCCTCTGGCGTCACCAAGCTGGCTCAGAGAACACACCACGCAGTGCTCTTCCCgctcttccctgtggctgaggctCCAGCCTGAAGGCCACGCTGCCCCGCGCCAAGGGGGTTTGCGGACGGCCACCCCGCACTTGCACGGACCGTCTGCATCCCTGGCACTCCCCCCGCCACACCCTCACCTTTGGCAGCGGGGGAGgttggggcccagagaggggcagccgTTCCGCCAGGCACACCCAGCGCAGGGTGGACTCCCGTCCCCAGCACAGCCGGCGTTCCTTCCCGGGAGCCGGGCTGGCCGCGGGGGTACCTGAGGGTGGGGCGGCGGCAGGAAgaaagggtgggggaggtgcCGCCTTTCCCAGCAgagccccctcacccccacccaggcCTGAGTGCCAGCCCCCAGGAGGGCCAGGAGGACGGGCCCGCAGGATGGAGGGCCCGCCTGAAGCCCGTGGAGAAGAAAAGCCCTGCCGAGAGGTGAGGGGCGGGTGGGCTCCTGGGGGCGTGGGACCGACACCCGTGCGGTGGGTTTGTCACACAGGAGCCTGTGTGCAGGGCACGCCCAGGGCCGGCACACGGTAGGCGCGTCACACGTGCTTGTGGGTGAACGACAGCAGGGCTGTGTGCATGGCTACCTGTACGCGTCAGCTGTAGAAGCAGAAACCGGCTCGTGCCGGCCTGAGTGACACAGGCCACGTGTCCTCATGGGACTGGACTTGGGAGGTCAGGCAGCTGCAGGGAGGGCCCGTCAGCACCCGCGGGGCCCTCCCTCTGAAGCCGTCTGGAGGCCCCGGGCCATGAGCGCGCCCGCCAGGCCCGACCCTGGAGCTGGGCTGGGACGcccacctgctgtggggagggggccgggcggggggagGCAGTGGCCCCCACGGAAACCTCCGTTaggacggggagggagggaaggccgCCGCAGCCTTCCGTGGACGAGGTCAGGGCCGCCGGGGGCACGCGGGCGATTGAGCCCACGTCGGCCTGGGGCGGCTGTGCTGGCGGCCGCCCTGTGTGCCCCGCGGGGGCCCATCGCGCACGCCCGGGGTCTCCGGTAGGCGTGGGGCCGGTGCCCGTGTGTGCACCGACGGTGGGTACCGGGACGTGTGTTCGCCCCTGTGATGTCGGTGCACCTGTCCACACGCACCTATGCTGCAGGAGGCGGGACGGTCGGGGACGGGAGCCCGAGGGGCCCCGCCAGGCCCCTCCTGCAGGCTGGCCCGCGTCCCCCAGGCCTGTCTGCGCGGGAGCGCGGGGCGGCTGGGCCCCCTCCGCTGACCTCCTGCTTCCGTCCAGGGCCCCAGAGCTGAGGGAGCCTCAGGTCCTGGGGGAGCCGAGGGCGGGTGACGCACCCCGGAAGGTCTCCGGCAGCTCCGAGGGGCTTGTCCGCAGCACGCAGGCCCCCGTGCGGGTGGACAGCCTCCCAGGTAATGCTGGACAGACGCTCCCCTGCCCCGGCCTCCCCAGCTGAGCGGCCCGGGTCCAGGCAGTCCTCCCCTCGGGGGCAGCGGCCCTGCTCGGCCAAAGGAGCTGGCGGTCCCGGCGGGCGGCGTGTACGTGTAAtgcgtgtgcacacgtgtggCTGTGCGTGTCTGTCCCCACACTCAGTCGCCCCTGAGCAGGTCACCACCCCACTGGGCTCATTTCCCCCCGTGCTGTGGAGGGTCAGGGTTCTGCCCTCTTCCCGCCTCCCGTGGACATGACCCGTCAGGCAGAacgtggggggggggagggctgaGCCccgtggggggggggagggctgaGCCCCGTGGGGGTGCCCCTCTCGGCGGGGGGGCAGCTCAGGGAGGCAGCGGCGGGAGGGCCCTGGGCCTGCTGGCCTGACACGTGGCTCTGTCCCCCACCCGCGGGTAGCCGCATCCCCCTCCCGGTCCCCGTCCCGCCGCAGGAAGCTGGCCGTCCCTGCCAGCCTGGACGTTTCTGGCAACTGGCTTCAGGCTGAGCCCTCGGGGAAGGAAGCCCCTGCCTGGAGccggaaggaggaagagaaagcccCTCCCCAGGGCAAGCCAGGTCAGCCCAGGAGCACTGCCCCGCGTCTGCCTGGGGAGCAGGTGACGGGGGCTCCTCCTGGAGGACGTGCCCAGTGGGGCTTTGGAGAGTGAACAGGAGCTCACGGAGCCTAGAATGGAGGGGAGGCAAGGTGCGGGGCACACCGCCTTGTGCACCCCTGGAGGTGGCCGAGCTCTGCGTGTTTGAGGTGGGGCAGCAGGCCTGGGGGCCCTGGGCTGCGGGCCCGTCCCACGTGTGAGGACAGGAGGACCGGGCGGAGGCCCCCCCGCGTCCTGGCACCTGAGCCGCAGCTGCCTGGCAGCCACAGAGCGTTTGCTCCTGGTAGCCTGTGGGAAGGGCGGCCGGGGTGCTGGCGGGGTCTCTGGTGCTGCTGacctggaggagggcagggggcgtcccggggggcggggcctggtGGGGGCCAGACCCGCTTTGGGTCACGTTGGACCCGGTGCCTGAAGAGGCCCTCCTGCTGCTTCTCTAGGGAGGCCCTCGGGCCCGGCCGGCGTCCCTGCTCTGCCTGGCGAGTCAGTGCCCTCCCCGGCCAGGGTGAGTGGGCCGGGGTGCGGGTGGGCGAGGGGCCCAGCCCCGC
The genomic region above belongs to Hippopotamus amphibius kiboko isolate mHipAmp2 chromosome 9, mHipAmp2.hap2, whole genome shotgun sequence and contains:
- the MICALL2 gene encoding MICAL-like protein 2 isoform X2; this translates as MAAITALQQWCRQQCEGYRDVSIANMTTSFRDGLAFCAILHRHRPDLINFDALRKENIYENNKLAFCVAEEQLGIPALLDAEDMVALKVPDRLSILTYVSQYYNYFHGRSPIGGMAGVKRPPSDTSPEPSGKKALSQPSGPSPTPAWRRRLSPVSTNPTAQRKDGGSEGSPLKPGQAAVGTPSSTCGVCGQHVHLVQRHLADGRLYHRSCFRCKQCANTLHAGAYRATGEPGVFVCSSHRPETASAGPASPGLAPRGPGAASTGVKSPDAPKKAQEASAQRGAGPKAGPPAWEPAVGGSAPAAAEPPAAAASSRVRAGSPAGPRLSVGPVGGTPGTHVTNSSPTGWASPAGSPRPAVTPGAPDPRPATPQGRGTPRGAAPQTGLRSRPASPVPASAPARTPSSSGTQQARERFFQTPGAPPGPGPAGRVPAAADAPPRDSSREQALSFLRKALPGLRAAGAQAPPRPSLATSPAPSSHPRSEGPGASPSAKRSQAASPQALSPPARPEPPAPSLGGASRASAPPQAGRKGSAVSSGPVGAGAGSRLKPDAPPAKGLSASPQEGQEDGPAGWRARLKPVEKKSPAERAPELREPQVLGEPRAGDAPRKVSGSSEGLVRSTQAPVRVDSLPAASPSRSPSRRRKLAVPASLDVSGNWLQAEPSGKEAPAWSRKEEEKAPPQGKPGRPSGPAGVPALPGESVPSPARLCPDYVPQEIQRQVQDIEGQLDALELRGVELETRLRAAQGAASEDALMVDWFRLIHEKQLLLRLESELMYTARDQRLEQQQLDIEGELRRLLAKPEGLKSPQDRRQEQELLSRYVSTINDRSDIVDLLDEDRLREQEEDATLHSMIRKLDLQRSGGEQRKKPRFRLSNIWSPKSRSRTPE
- the MICALL2 gene encoding MICAL-like protein 2 isoform X1, whose protein sequence is MAAITALQQWCRQQCEGYRDVSIANMTTSFRDGLAFCAILHRHRPDLINFDALRKENIYENNKLAFCVAEEQLGIPALLDAEDMVALKVPDRLSILTYVSQYYNYFHGRSPIGGMAGVKRPPSDTSPEPSGKKALSQPSGPSPTPAWRRRLSPVSTNPTAQRKDGGSEGSPLKPGQAAVGTPSSTCGVCGQHVHLVQRHLADGRLYHRSCFRCKQCANTLHAGAYRATGEPGVFVCSSHRPETASAGPASPGLAPRGPGAASTGVKSPDAPKKAQEASAQRGAGPKAGPPAWEPAVGGSAPAAAEPPAAAASSRVRAGSPAGPRLSVGPVGGTPGTHVTNSSPTGWASPAGSPRPAVTPGAPDPRPATPQGRGTPRGAAPQTGLRSRPASPVPASAPARTPSSSGTQQARERFFQTPGAPPGPGPAGRVPAAADAPPRDSSREQALSFLRKALPGLRAAGAQAPPRPSLATSPAPSSHPRSEGPGASPSAKRSQAASPQALSPPARPEPPAPSLGGASRASAPPQAGRKGSAVSSGPVGAGAGSRLKPDAPPAKGLSASPQEGQEDGPAGWRARLKPVEKKSPAERAPELREPQVLGEPRAGDAPRKVSGSSEGLVRSTQAPVRVDSLPAASPSRSPSRRRKLAVPASLDVSGNWLQAEPSGKEAPAWSRKEEEKAPPQGKPGRPSGPAGVPALPGESVPSPARLCPDYVPQEIQRQVQDIEGQLDALELRGVELETRLRAAQGAASEDALMVDWFRLIHEKQLLLRLESELMYTARDQRLEQQQLDIEGELRRLLAKPEGLKSPQDRRQEQELLSRYVSTINDRSDIVDLLDEDRLRPAEERWRAEEEAQVPLVQYLVPEEQEQDPRVAAWWGPRTLARGGGEHVGGGTCTTFSGRSAWPQ